In Chryseobacterium lactis, a single genomic region encodes these proteins:
- a CDS encoding efflux RND transporter periplasmic adaptor subunit, which produces MNNKLVILSIAAFSLTACKKEAPKQDGAKPYPVVSVEAKNIVGYQTFPATIQGRVNNDVRAKIQGYITQVLVDEGQYVSKGQPLFRLETNILTENAAASKAGIGAAQSSIAAAQASVNAAQVEVNKLKPLVQKNIISNVQLQTAQAQLAQAQAQLQQANAAKRQAEANYKGVEANIEYSIIRAPISGVIGRLPLKVGSLVGPSDQTPLTTISDTSQIFAYFAMNEKDYFDFLEKSPGASMPEKIKNLPMVELQLANGSLYPEKGKIEAITGQIDPTTGTIQFRVAFSNAQKLLSNGNSGTIRFPQRYDNVLVVPESATYEQQGIVYVYKIEKGDTARNVVVNVIDRIDNLALIKSGVDKGERVVAAGIGGLKPGTAVKPKPIKMDSLVQSIKPKF; this is translated from the coding sequence ATGAATAATAAGCTAGTTATACTTTCTATTGCAGCGTTTTCTTTGACAGCCTGCAAAAAAGAAGCTCCGAAACAAGATGGTGCCAAGCCGTATCCTGTTGTTTCTGTGGAGGCAAAAAATATAGTGGGTTATCAGACGTTTCCGGCTACCATTCAGGGTAGAGTAAACAATGATGTACGCGCCAAAATACAGGGATACATCACCCAGGTATTGGTAGATGAAGGACAATATGTTTCCAAAGGGCAACCTTTATTCCGTTTGGAGACTAATATCTTAACCGAAAATGCTGCGGCATCCAAAGCAGGAATCGGTGCTGCTCAATCCAGTATTGCAGCGGCTCAGGCTTCTGTAAATGCAGCTCAGGTTGAAGTGAATAAACTAAAACCTCTGGTTCAGAAAAACATTATCAGTAACGTTCAGTTGCAAACTGCTCAAGCTCAGCTGGCTCAAGCTCAGGCCCAGTTACAACAGGCCAATGCTGCTAAAAGACAGGCGGAAGCCAATTATAAAGGAGTAGAAGCCAATATCGAATATTCCATCATTCGAGCTCCTATTTCAGGGGTGATCGGAAGACTTCCGCTAAAAGTCGGAAGTTTGGTAGGACCGTCTGACCAGACACCTCTGACGACGATTTCCGATACTTCCCAGATCTTTGCTTACTTCGCAATGAATGAAAAAGATTATTTTGATTTCCTTGAAAAATCTCCGGGCGCTTCTATGCCTGAGAAAATTAAAAACTTACCGATGGTTGAGCTTCAGCTGGCTAATGGAAGTCTTTATCCTGAAAAGGGGAAAATCGAAGCAATTACCGGTCAGATTGATCCTACAACAGGTACGATTCAGTTCAGAGTGGCGTTCTCCAATGCTCAGAAATTATTGAGTAACGGTAACAGTGGAACCATCAGATTCCCTCAACGATACGATAATGTTCTTGTAGTTCCTGAAAGTGCTACTTATGAACAACAAGGTATTGTTTACGTATACAAAATAGAAAAAGGAGATACTGCGAGAAATGTTGTAGTGAACGTTATCGACAGAATCGACAATCTGGCGCTTATAAAATCAGGAGTTGATAAAGGGGAAAGAGTTGTTGCAGCAGGTATCGGAGGTCTGAAACCTGGAACAGCAGTAAAACCGAAACCAATCAAAATGGATAGTCTTGTTCAATCAATAAAACCGAAATTCTAA
- a CDS encoding efflux RND transporter permease subunit yields the protein MIKNFINRPVLSTVISILIVILGVLGLISLPVTQYPDIAPPTVSVSANYTGANAETVMKSVVVPLEEQINGVEGMDYITSSAGNDGSAQIQVFFKQGIDPDIAAVNVQNRVARATPLLPSEVTRSGVVTQKQQTSALMYMSFYSENKDLDDVYLQNFLNINIIPNLKRVNGVGDANVFGGKNYSMRIWLDPAKMAAYSVTPTDVTNAINEQSREAAAGSIGQNSGSSFEYIIKYVGKFNDKEQYDNIIIKSLANGQNLMLKDVAKVELAGQSYTGIGENGNSPSISMGIFQTPGSNAQEIIKNIKTYLKSAESTFPKGIKYTFNFDTNEFLDASIEKVVHTLIEAFILVFIVVYIFLQDFRSTLIPAIAVPVSIVGAFFFLNLFGYSLNLLTLFALVLAIGIVVDDAIVVVEAVHAKMEHGISDAKKATVEAMDEITGAIISITLVMAAVFIPVTFITGPTGVFYQQFGITLIIAIIISAINALTLSPVLCSLFLKPHAEHHKEYKSLNIMQKFFYKFNIAFKTTTERYGRGFVFLLRHKWVTLVIFAVTGGILFWASSTMKKGFVPTEDRGIIFTDVQLPPGASMERTYNALKTLQAKALKVPGVQNVTISTGRGFLSGNGSNNGLAFIKLKPFDERKKDGQTSEDITKRLFGIVGAVPDAKVVFFQPPSVPGFGNSAGFEMVLLDKSGGEYADLDNKTNEFIGKLMQRPEIQFAQTSFNTKYPQYQMEINVPLSKQLGVSVSDILATMQGYIGGIYTADFTKYGKQFRVMVQALPENRKNIENLNELYVKTGSGIMSPISQFVTLKKAYGPQSVSRYNLFTSVKVTGANSDGYSSGDAIAAVQQVANETLNQNYAVEFTGLTREELNSGSQTLLIFGLSLIFVYFILSAQYESYILPLIVVISLPLGVMGAYFGQKIMGLENNIYFQIALIMLVGLLAKNAILIVEFAVQRRHHGETIVMSAINAAKARVRPILMTSFAFIFGLLPLVLASGIGAVGNRSIATGAAIGLLIGTILGLFVIPVLYVIFETLQEKIKPIKKEEINLAE from the coding sequence ATGATAAAAAACTTTATTAACAGACCGGTTTTATCTACCGTAATCTCAATTTTGATTGTGATTCTCGGTGTGCTAGGGCTGATCTCGTTACCGGTTACACAGTATCCGGATATTGCGCCGCCTACGGTGAGTGTTTCTGCAAACTATACAGGAGCCAATGCTGAGACGGTGATGAAAAGTGTTGTAGTACCTTTGGAAGAACAGATCAACGGGGTGGAAGGAATGGATTATATTACTTCCAGTGCCGGAAATGACGGTTCTGCCCAGATCCAGGTTTTCTTCAAACAGGGAATTGACCCTGATATTGCAGCGGTAAACGTGCAAAACCGTGTGGCCAGAGCGACACCACTTTTGCCTTCCGAAGTAACGAGATCAGGAGTTGTGACTCAGAAACAGCAGACAAGTGCCCTGATGTATATGTCTTTCTATTCTGAAAACAAAGATCTTGATGACGTATACCTTCAGAACTTTTTGAATATCAATATTATTCCAAACCTTAAAAGGGTAAATGGTGTAGGGGATGCCAACGTTTTCGGAGGTAAAAACTACTCCATGAGAATCTGGCTTGACCCTGCAAAAATGGCTGCTTACAGCGTAACTCCTACCGATGTTACCAATGCAATCAACGAGCAGAGTAGAGAAGCTGCGGCCGGTTCTATTGGCCAGAACAGTGGAAGTTCTTTTGAATATATCATCAAATATGTAGGTAAATTCAACGATAAGGAACAGTACGATAATATTATCATTAAATCTCTTGCAAACGGACAAAACCTGATGCTGAAAGACGTTGCTAAAGTAGAACTGGCAGGTCAGTCGTATACAGGAATCGGGGAAAACGGAAACAGCCCTTCCATCAGTATGGGGATCTTTCAGACTCCGGGTTCCAATGCACAGGAGATTATCAAAAATATCAAAACCTATCTGAAATCTGCAGAAAGTACTTTCCCTAAAGGAATTAAATATACTTTTAACTTTGATACCAACGAATTCCTTGATGCCTCTATTGAAAAGGTAGTACATACCTTGATTGAAGCATTTATTCTGGTATTTATTGTGGTGTATATCTTCCTTCAGGATTTCAGATCTACCCTGATTCCGGCGATTGCGGTTCCGGTATCTATTGTAGGGGCGTTCTTCTTTCTGAATCTCTTCGGATATTCATTAAACCTGTTAACCCTGTTTGCATTGGTACTTGCCATCGGTATTGTGGTGGATGACGCTATTGTCGTCGTCGAGGCTGTTCATGCGAAGATGGAGCACGGTATTTCTGATGCTAAAAAAGCAACGGTAGAAGCAATGGATGAGATTACAGGAGCTATTATTTCTATTACTTTGGTAATGGCGGCGGTATTTATTCCCGTGACGTTTATTACCGGTCCTACAGGGGTATTCTACCAACAGTTTGGGATTACGCTGATCATAGCCATCATCATTTCTGCTATTAATGCATTAACGTTGAGTCCGGTTTTATGTTCATTATTCTTAAAACCCCACGCAGAGCATCATAAAGAGTATAAGAGCTTAAATATAATGCAGAAGTTTTTTTATAAGTTTAATATTGCTTTTAAAACAACAACTGAACGTTACGGAAGAGGATTTGTATTCCTGTTAAGACATAAATGGGTAACCCTTGTTATTTTCGCTGTTACCGGAGGTATCTTATTCTGGGCGAGCAGCACTATGAAGAAAGGATTTGTACCTACAGAAGACAGAGGGATTATCTTTACAGATGTTCAGCTTCCTCCGGGAGCTTCCATGGAAAGAACGTATAACGCCTTGAAGACCCTTCAGGCTAAAGCACTGAAAGTTCCGGGAGTACAGAATGTAACAATTTCTACAGGTAGAGGATTCTTATCAGGAAACGGAAGTAACAACGGTCTTGCGTTTATTAAACTGAAACCGTTCGATGAAAGAAAAAAAGACGGCCAGACTTCTGAAGATATCACCAAAAGATTATTCGGAATTGTAGGAGCCGTTCCTGATGCCAAAGTAGTATTCTTTCAACCGCCAAGTGTACCGGGATTTGGTAACAGTGCAGGTTTTGAAATGGTATTGCTGGACAAATCAGGTGGAGAATATGCTGACCTGGATAATAAAACCAATGAATTCATCGGCAAACTTATGCAGAGACCGGAAATTCAATTTGCCCAGACTTCGTTCAATACAAAATATCCTCAGTATCAGATGGAGATTAATGTTCCTCTGAGCAAGCAGCTTGGGGTTTCTGTAAGTGATATTCTGGCAACCATGCAAGGGTATATTGGGGGTATTTATACCGCTGACTTTACCAAGTATGGGAAGCAGTTCAGAGTAATGGTTCAGGCACTTCCTGAAAACAGAAAAAATATAGAAAACCTAAATGAACTTTACGTAAAAACAGGTTCAGGGATTATGTCTCCGATTTCACAGTTTGTAACCTTGAAAAAAGCATATGGACCACAATCTGTAAGCCGTTATAACCTGTTTACTTCCGTGAAGGTGACAGGAGCAAACTCTGACGGATATAGTTCCGGAGATGCCATTGCCGCGGTACAACAGGTGGCCAATGAAACGCTGAATCAAAACTACGCAGTAGAATTTACAGGGTTGACAAGGGAAGAATTGAATTCAGGATCTCAGACCCTTCTGATTTTCGGACTAAGTTTGATCTTCGTTTACTTTATCCTTTCTGCACAGTATGAAAGTTATATCCTTCCGCTGATCGTTGTTATCTCTCTTCCTCTTGGGGTAATGGGAGCTTATTTCGGCCAGAAGATTATGGGCTTGGAAAATAATATTTATTTCCAGATTGCCCTGATCATGCTTGTGGGACTACTGGCAAAAAATGCGATTCTTATCGTCGAATTTGCTGTTCAGAGAAGGCATCATGGCGAAACGATTGTAATGTCAGCCATCAATGCAGCTAAAGCGAGAGTAAGACCGATTCTAATGACATCGTTTGCCTTTATCTTCGGTTTATTACCGTTAGTTCTGGCAAGTGGAATTGGTGCCGTAGGTAACAGATCTATTGCAACCGGAGCAGCTATCGGACTATTGATAGGAACTATTTTAGGACTTTTCGTAATTCCGGTTTTGTATGTCATCTTTGAAACATTGCAGGAAAAGATCAAACCTATTAAGAAAGAAGAGATCAACTTAGCAGAATAA
- a CDS encoding efflux transporter outer membrane subunit — protein MKSLLNIIKGITFSAFILGAITSCMARKEYERPKNVVDEKLYRTDMLPSDSTSIANISWKEIFRDPILQGHISKALENNLDIRIALESINSAEAYLKQSKAAYQPTLSIGPNYTFQTQSINTQFGQIIGSRRYVNQFDITASLGWEADIWGKLKAQEKAQIATYLGTVAAHKAVKSSLVSSIASAYYQLLTFDAQKKIISETIAVREKNLETTKALKISGTVTEVAVQQSEALVFNAKSLLIDIDTQIQLLENTMSLLMGEPSHTIERSTLESQNLPIDLKLGYPTQLLANRPDVMRAEYTLMNAFELTKAAKAQFYPTLKITGSGGVQSVDIDHLFSVNSLFANVVAGLAQPILNKRAIKTNYDVSLANQETAYLNFRKTVLTAGKEVSDAIRVFSVQDSFIDLKQKELDAYKKSVDYSQELVNYGMANYLEVLNASVNSLNAELNISNARYSKMKAAVELYQALGGGWK, from the coding sequence ATGAAGAGTTTATTAAACATCATAAAAGGAATAACTTTCTCTGCTTTCATCCTTGGAGCCATTACATCCTGTATGGCCAGAAAAGAATATGAAAGACCAAAGAATGTTGTTGACGAAAAGCTTTACCGTACTGATATGCTTCCTTCAGACAGTACAAGTATCGCGAATATCTCCTGGAAAGAAATTTTCAGAGACCCAATACTTCAGGGACATATTTCGAAGGCACTGGAAAACAACCTTGATATCAGAATTGCCCTGGAAAGTATTAATTCTGCAGAAGCTTATCTGAAGCAAAGCAAAGCCGCTTATCAACCGACTCTTTCGATCGGACCCAATTATACCTTCCAGACACAGTCGATCAATACACAGTTTGGACAAATCATCGGTTCAAGAAGATATGTAAACCAGTTTGATATTACAGCCAGCCTTGGTTGGGAAGCTGATATCTGGGGGAAATTGAAAGCACAGGAAAAGGCGCAGATTGCCACCTATCTGGGAACAGTTGCGGCACATAAAGCGGTAAAAAGCAGCCTGGTTTCATCCATTGCTTCTGCCTATTATCAGTTGTTGACTTTCGATGCACAGAAAAAGATCATTTCGGAAACGATTGCGGTTCGTGAGAAGAATTTAGAAACAACAAAGGCTTTAAAAATTTCGGGGACTGTTACAGAAGTAGCGGTACAGCAAAGTGAGGCACTTGTTTTTAATGCCAAATCTTTATTGATCGATATCGACACTCAAATACAATTGCTTGAAAATACAATGAGTCTTTTGATGGGAGAACCCTCTCATACGATTGAGAGATCTACTTTGGAAAGTCAGAATCTTCCGATTGATTTAAAACTGGGCTATCCAACTCAATTATTGGCTAACCGTCCGGATGTAATGAGAGCAGAGTACACATTGATGAATGCTTTTGAATTGACGAAGGCAGCGAAAGCTCAATTTTATCCTACCCTTAAGATTACAGGATCTGGAGGTGTTCAGTCGGTAGATATTGACCATTTATTCAGTGTGAATTCATTGTTTGCGAACGTGGTGGCAGGACTGGCTCAGCCAATTTTGAATAAAAGAGCGATCAAAACCAACTATGATGTAAGTCTTGCCAATCAGGAAACTGCTTATCTGAATTTCAGAAAGACGGTACTTACAGCTGGGAAAGAAGTATCTGATGCCATCAGAGTTTTTTCGGTGCAGGATTCTTTTATTGATTTAAAACAAAAGGAACTGGATGCCTATAAAAAATCTGTTGATTATTCGCAGGAATTGGTGAACTATGGTATGGCCAATTATCTTGAAGTATTGAATGCAAGTGTCAATTCATTAAACGCAGAACTTAATATTTCTAATGCACGATACAGTAAAATGAAAGCAGCTGTTGAGCTTTATCAGGCTCTCGGTGGTGGCTGGAAATAG
- a CDS encoding GNAT family N-acetyltransferase encodes MELKIQPIGNSYSEQAIDLILNIQQKEFNIPITIDDQPDLMQIEGFYKEAGGNFWGAFVGGELVGSIALIKFDERAGAIRKMFVKKEFRGKEWNIAQELLEVLISFCRENEIDDLYLGTITVLKAAQRFYERNYFTKIEKVNLPEKFPLMSADDIFYHLKID; translated from the coding sequence ATGGAACTGAAGATTCAACCAATAGGAAATTCATATTCAGAGCAGGCGATTGATTTGATTCTGAATATACAGCAGAAGGAATTTAATATTCCCATTACAATAGACGACCAGCCGGATCTGATGCAGATCGAAGGTTTTTATAAGGAAGCAGGCGGCAACTTTTGGGGCGCTTTTGTAGGAGGTGAGTTGGTAGGCTCTATCGCATTGATAAAATTTGATGAAAGGGCAGGAGCCATCAGAAAAATGTTTGTTAAAAAAGAATTCAGAGGAAAAGAGTGGAATATTGCACAGGAGTTATTGGAAGTTTTGATCTCTTTTTGCCGTGAAAATGAAATTGATGATCTGTATTTAGGAACGATAACGGTACTGAAAGCAGCCCAGCGCTTTTATGAAAGGAATTATTTTACCAAAATCGAAAAGGTCAATCTTCCTGAAAAATTTCCTTTAATGAGCGCCGACGATATCTTTTACCATTTAAAAATAGATTAA
- a CDS encoding MarR family winged helix-turn-helix transcriptional regulator has translation MNVINEAGILAISTRLHRLSEQLRKDGAMIYKAFGIDFELKWFPVIFTIYQKEVASVVEIANEIGYTHPSTITLLKELEKQELIQWEKDKQDERKRLFKLTMKGRELIGKMKPVWELMSQILGDIADNENNLLKAIDEAEDKLANQSFYQRALQVKNSK, from the coding sequence ATGAATGTCATTAACGAAGCAGGAATTCTTGCCATTTCGACCAGATTGCATCGTCTCAGTGAGCAATTGAGAAAGGATGGAGCAATGATCTACAAAGCATTTGGGATTGATTTTGAACTTAAATGGTTTCCTGTTATTTTCACCATTTATCAGAAAGAAGTAGCCAGTGTTGTTGAAATAGCCAATGAAATAGGGTATACCCATCCATCTACGATAACCCTGCTTAAGGAACTTGAAAAACAAGAATTGATACAGTGGGAGAAGGATAAGCAGGATGAACGCAAAAGGTTATTCAAGCTAACAATGAAAGGTCGGGAACTTATTGGTAAAATGAAACCGGTCTGGGAGCTCATGTCACAGATATTGGGCGACATTGCTGATAATGAAAATAACCTTTTAAAGGCCATTGACGAAGCTGAAGACAAACTTGCCAATCAATCTTTTTATCAAAGAGCATTGCAGGTGAAGAATTCAAAATAA
- a CDS encoding bacteriocin-like protein: MKNFKKISREQLKQVAGGGPSGPGVGNCRVGYIYLCKAEGICDDDKTECVCLCVPANQIPG; encoded by the coding sequence ATGAAAAATTTCAAAAAGATCTCAAGAGAGCAGTTAAAACAAGTTGCAGGAGGAGGACCTTCGGGCCCGGGTGTAGGAAACTGTCGAGTTGGATACATTTATCTTTGTAAAGCAGAAGGGATTTGTGATGATGACAAGACAGAATGTGTTTGTCTTTGCGTACCAGCAAATCAAATCCCAGGATAA